Proteins from one Aureimonas sp. SA4125 genomic window:
- a CDS encoding fumarylacetoacetate hydrolase family protein, whose protein sequence is MSQYVVDAPETPAIPVLGSDAKFPVRRIYCVGRNYVAHVREMGGHEERDAPLFFQKPADSLVLDGGTIPYPTMTKDFHFEVELVLAMKGGGLNIPQESALEQIYGYAVGIDMTRRDIQGGGRPWEIAKSFDHSFPCGAIVPATEVGHIQAGRIALTVNGETRQESDVDLLIWKIPEIIANLSTYFELMPGDVIMTGTPHGVGPVNPGDRIEARVDKLPALRVTIGEALV, encoded by the coding sequence ATGAGTCAGTACGTTGTCGACGCCCCTGAAACGCCGGCGATCCCGGTGCTGGGATCTGACGCCAAGTTTCCGGTCCGGCGGATCTATTGCGTCGGCCGCAACTATGTCGCTCACGTCCGCGAGATGGGCGGCCATGAGGAACGCGACGCGCCGCTGTTCTTTCAGAAGCCGGCCGACTCGCTGGTGCTGGATGGCGGAACCATCCCCTATCCGACGATGACCAAGGACTTCCATTTCGAGGTGGAATTGGTCCTGGCAATGAAGGGTGGCGGACTGAACATCCCGCAGGAAAGCGCGCTCGAGCAGATCTACGGCTACGCCGTCGGCATCGACATGACGCGCCGTGACATTCAGGGGGGTGGACGCCCCTGGGAGATCGCCAAGTCCTTCGACCATTCCTTTCCCTGCGGCGCGATCGTGCCGGCGACGGAAGTCGGCCATATCCAGGCCGGCCGCATCGCACTGACGGTGAACGGCGAGACCCGCCAGGAATCGGACGTGGACCTCTTGATCTGGAAGATTCCGGAGATCATCGCGAACCTGTCGACCTATTTCGAACTGATGCCGGGCGACGTCATCATGACGGGCACCCCGCATGGTGTCGGGCCGGTCAATCCGGGCGACAGGATCGAGGCGCGCGTGGACAAGCTTCCCGCGCTTCGCGTCACGATCGGTGAGGCACTCGTCTGA
- a CDS encoding RraA family protein, which translates to MGFTIYPRRGDISPVWIERFRALPVATISDSMERLHGIGAPLRAMHGGGRMVGSAFTVKTRPGDNLIVHKALDLAAPGDVVVVDAGGALENAIIGELMAAYAEERGLAGLIIYGAIRDSAELRRGTFPVFAMGITHRGPYKNGPGTINMPIAVAGLSVSPGDLVCGDTDGLLAIAPAEVERIHDRAAEKHAAEQKMLEAIRSGADDRSWIDQALNDAAS; encoded by the coding sequence ATGGGCTTTACGATCTATCCCCGACGCGGCGACATCAGTCCCGTCTGGATCGAGCGCTTCAGGGCGCTTCCGGTCGCCACCATCAGCGATTCCATGGAGCGCCTGCACGGCATCGGGGCGCCGCTGCGCGCCATGCATGGGGGCGGCCGGATGGTGGGCAGCGCCTTTACGGTGAAGACACGGCCCGGCGACAACCTCATCGTCCACAAGGCGCTGGATCTCGCCGCGCCGGGCGACGTGGTGGTCGTCGACGCGGGTGGCGCGCTGGAGAACGCCATCATCGGCGAGTTGATGGCCGCCTATGCCGAAGAGCGCGGTCTGGCCGGCCTTATCATCTACGGGGCGATCCGCGACAGCGCCGAACTGAGGCGCGGGACCTTTCCGGTCTTCGCCATGGGGATCACCCATCGCGGCCCGTACAAGAACGGTCCGGGCACGATCAACATGCCGATCGCCGTCGCGGGCCTGTCGGTATCGCCCGGCGACCTCGTCTGCGGCGACACCGACGGACTGCTGGCCATCGCCCCCGCCGAGGTCGAACGGATCCACGATCGCGCCGCCGAGAAACATGCCGCGGAGCAGAAAATGCTGGAAGCGATCCGCTCTGGTGCCGATGACCGGTCCTGGATCGACCAGGCGTTGAACGATGCCGCATCATGA
- a CDS encoding fumarylacetoacetate hydrolase family protein: MKLLRHGPAGAEKPGILDAEGRVRDLSGIVRDIDAATLSPEGLDRLRALDLSSLPLVEENVRLGVPVAHVGNLVCIGLNYTDHAEETNAPIPSQPIIFNKHTGSLSGAFDDVILPPGSTKLDWEVELAFVIGRPCWHVSEEEALSYVAGYTILNDLSEREYQLEWEGQWAKGKSYPTFAPCGPYLVTPDEVGDPQNLDLWLDLNGHREQTGTTTRMIFTCAHIVAYASRFMALQPGDIITTGTPPGVGLGRKPPVFMKEGDVMRLGISGLGEQQQTLKSRTA; encoded by the coding sequence ATGAAACTACTCCGCCACGGGCCGGCCGGCGCCGAAAAGCCGGGAATTCTCGATGCCGAGGGGCGCGTCCGTGACCTCTCCGGCATCGTCCGCGACATCGACGCCGCAACGCTCTCGCCCGAAGGGCTCGACCGGTTGCGCGCGCTCGACCTTTCATCGCTGCCGCTGGTCGAGGAGAACGTCCGGCTCGGCGTGCCCGTCGCCCATGTCGGCAATCTCGTCTGCATCGGCCTCAACTACACCGACCATGCCGAGGAAACGAACGCGCCGATCCCGTCGCAGCCGATCATCTTCAACAAGCACACGGGGTCCCTCAGCGGCGCCTTCGACGATGTGATCCTGCCGCCGGGTTCGACGAAGCTCGACTGGGAGGTCGAACTCGCCTTCGTCATCGGCCGGCCGTGCTGGCACGTCTCGGAGGAGGAGGCTCTTTCCTACGTCGCCGGCTACACCATCCTCAACGATCTCTCCGAGCGCGAATACCAGCTCGAATGGGAGGGCCAGTGGGCCAAGGGCAAGAGCTATCCGACCTTCGCTCCCTGCGGCCCCTACCTGGTGACGCCGGACGAGGTCGGCGATCCGCAGAACCTTGATCTGTGGCTGGATCTCAACGGCCATCGCGAACAGACCGGCACGACGACCCGCATGATCTTCACCTGCGCGCACATCGTCGCCTATGCCAGTCGCTTCATGGCGCTGCAGCCCGGCGATATCATCACGACCGGCACGCCTCCCGGCGTCGGCCTCGGCCGCAAGCCGCCGGTTTTCATGAAGGAGGGCGACGTCATGCGGCTGGGGATCTCGGGTCTCGGCGAGCAGCAGCAGACGCTGAAGTCGCGTACCGCATGA
- a CDS encoding ThiF family adenylyltransferase, with product MNTPVDSHDITKPSASRPDITGETRIVAIVGDPIRQVKSPVSFNAEFARRGIDAVMVPFQFPSASFDADMPALMRLANLGGIVVTMPFKTRIMPMLAGFSAAARSVGAVNALRRLPTGDWFGDIFDGVGLIGAARSIGIEPAGLRVGLIGAGGAGSAIAFALAGAGIRSLAIVDQDAARARDVARRIGDAGTTAQAVAALVPGDLDLLVNASPVGMSPSDGLPVDVASLHAGVAVVDIVTRPTTPLLDAARRLGCRHAGGAAMVAAQTSAIIDFLQIGSDRA from the coding sequence ATGAACACGCCCGTCGACAGCCACGACATCACCAAGCCTTCTGCCTCGCGCCCCGACATCACCGGCGAGACCCGCATCGTTGCCATCGTCGGCGATCCGATCCGGCAGGTGAAATCGCCGGTCAGCTTCAACGCGGAGTTCGCGCGGCGCGGAATCGATGCCGTCATGGTGCCGTTCCAGTTCCCTTCGGCGTCCTTCGATGCCGACATGCCGGCCCTCATGCGGCTCGCCAATCTCGGCGGCATCGTCGTGACGATGCCCTTCAAAACCCGGATCATGCCGATGCTCGCAGGCTTCAGCGCGGCCGCACGGTCGGTCGGCGCAGTCAACGCCCTGCGCCGGCTGCCGACCGGCGACTGGTTCGGCGACATCTTTGATGGCGTGGGTCTCATCGGCGCGGCGCGCAGCATCGGCATCGAGCCGGCGGGGCTTCGGGTCGGCCTGATCGGCGCGGGGGGCGCCGGCAGCGCGATCGCCTTCGCCCTCGCCGGCGCCGGCATCCGCTCGCTCGCCATCGTCGACCAGGATGCGGCGCGCGCCCGCGATGTCGCCCGGCGGATCGGCGACGCCGGCACGACGGCGCAGGCCGTCGCCGCGCTCGTGCCCGGCGACCTCGACCTTCTCGTCAATGCCTCGCCCGTCGGAATGTCGCCCTCCGACGGCCTGCCCGTCGATGTCGCGAGCCTTCACGCGGGTGTTGCCGTCGTCGACATCGTGACGCGGCCGACGACCCCGCTGCTGGATGCGGCGCGACGTCTCGGCTGCCGCCATGCCGGGGGCGCCGCGATGGTCGCCGCGCAGACGTCCGCGATCATCGACTTTCTTCAGATCGGGTCCGACCGGGCCTGA
- a CDS encoding LacI family DNA-binding transcriptional regulator: protein MARMKAGGEAHEVPRRAIEASESPHRGGVGLRDVARAVGVSTATVSRAINRPEVVSPELRERISLAVAELGWIPDGRARAFTTGRSQTIGAVFPTLGLGDFPRAANAIQRQLLDVGYTLLLACSEYDPELEFQQVRKFAERGVDGVILVGLAHHPELLPFLKQRNLPFISSFIYEPAFHGSCVGPDNHKALVKMTDYLADLGHVRFAVIAQETENNDRAGARLAGIRDALALRGLAVRPQHLAIGTWTIEEGRRLFAQVMDTDPKPTAIICGNAPLAVGAMLEALASGRRVPEEVSIVGYDDIEIMSHLAVSVTTVRVPGEEIGYRAARLIVDRVEQREPDYPLESEAEIVIRESSGPPPKE from the coding sequence ATGGCAAGGATGAAGGCGGGGGGCGAGGCGCACGAAGTGCCGCGGCGCGCGATCGAGGCATCGGAATCGCCCCACAGGGGCGGCGTCGGCCTTCGTGACGTGGCGCGAGCCGTGGGCGTCTCGACCGCGACGGTGTCTCGCGCCATCAACCGGCCGGAGGTGGTTTCTCCGGAATTGCGCGAGCGCATTTCCCTGGCCGTCGCCGAGCTCGGCTGGATTCCGGACGGGCGCGCGCGCGCCTTCACGACGGGCCGCTCGCAGACCATCGGCGCCGTGTTTCCAACCCTCGGTCTCGGCGACTTTCCCCGGGCTGCCAACGCCATCCAGCGCCAGCTTCTCGACGTGGGCTACACGCTGCTCCTGGCCTGTTCCGAATATGACCCGGAACTGGAGTTTCAGCAGGTCCGCAAGTTCGCCGAACGCGGGGTCGACGGCGTCATCCTCGTCGGTCTCGCCCACCATCCCGAACTGCTGCCCTTCCTGAAGCAGCGCAACCTGCCCTTTATCAGCTCCTTCATCTACGAACCTGCCTTCCACGGCAGTTGCGTCGGCCCGGACAATCACAAGGCCCTCGTCAAGATGACGGATTATCTGGCCGATCTCGGACATGTCCGCTTTGCGGTGATCGCCCAGGAGACCGAGAACAACGACCGCGCCGGCGCCCGGCTTGCCGGGATCCGGGACGCGCTGGCTTTGCGCGGCCTCGCGGTCCGCCCCCAGCACCTGGCGATCGGGACGTGGACGATCGAGGAAGGGCGCCGTCTCTTTGCGCAGGTGATGGACACTGATCCAAAGCCGACCGCCATCATCTGCGGCAATGCCCCGCTCGCCGTCGGCGCCATGCTCGAGGCCCTCGCCAGCGGACGACGCGTCCCCGAGGAGGTGTCGATCGTCGGTTACGACGACATCGAGATCATGAGCCATCTGGCGGTATCCGTGACCACGGTCCGCGTTCCCGGCGAGGAGATCGGCTACCGCGCGGCGCGGCTGATCGTCGACCGGGTCGAGCAGCGCGAGCCCGATTATCCTCTGGAGAGCGAGGCGGAGATCGTCATTCGCGAGTCCTCCGGCCCACCTCCAAAGGAGTGA
- a CDS encoding DUF4286 family protein, translated as MGLAGGGVLAIWNGIADEAEADFLSWHVREHIPERVAVPGFLRGRRYVAVRGEPKYFNFYETDTPAALSSPAYIERLNAPSEWTKRVVRHFRQTSRTACSLVYSAGEGDGAFVATLRMATRAAPEEFLGRLTAGLENLRDQRGVVGVHLLRGEAGSDGGATAEKALRGEPDQTAAWILLAEATNPEPLEAILTGELDVLLGTVEATCPPEDRGIYRLQYSLGREQLSGPSLRR; from the coding sequence ATGGGCCTGGCGGGCGGCGGCGTATTGGCGATCTGGAACGGCATCGCCGATGAGGCGGAGGCTGACTTCCTCTCCTGGCACGTTCGCGAGCACATTCCCGAGCGAGTGGCCGTACCAGGATTTCTGCGCGGCCGGCGTTATGTCGCGGTGCGCGGTGAGCCGAAATACTTCAACTTCTACGAGACCGATACGCCGGCCGCCCTCAGCTCTCCGGCATATATCGAGCGCCTCAACGCTCCCTCCGAATGGACGAAGCGGGTCGTGCGTCATTTCCGCCAGACCTCCCGGACGGCATGCAGCCTCGTCTACTCCGCCGGTGAAGGCGATGGCGCCTTCGTGGCGACGTTGAGGATGGCGACGCGGGCCGCGCCTGAGGAATTTCTCGGCCGTTTGACCGCCGGCCTCGAGAACTTGAGGGACCAGCGGGGGGTGGTCGGGGTTCATCTCCTGCGCGGCGAAGCGGGTTCCGACGGCGGGGCAACCGCAGAAAAGGCGTTGCGCGGCGAGCCGGACCAGACGGCCGCCTGGATCCTGCTGGCCGAGGCGACCAATCCCGAGCCTCTCGAAGCAATTCTCACCGGCGAGCTCGACGTCCTCCTTGGAACTGTCGAGGCGACTTGCCCGCCCGAGGATCGCGGGATCTATCGTCTGCAGTATTCGCTCGGCCGCGAGCAGTTGTCGGGCCCGAGCCTCAGACGGTGA
- a CDS encoding CoA-transferase, protein MRVITASEAASLIEPGDSVLVSGSGGGHCVPEAVLAAIEARFLDVGEPRDLTLIHAVGIGDRQLKGAARFRHPGMLKRSLTSALVDSPPLIKLALDEAIESYTIPQGVISQLVREIAGGRPGLITRTGLHTFVDPRQSGGRQNEAAKEDIVELLTIGGEEWLRFKPFPLDVVILRGTTADEDGNVSMEEEAIPGEMLSCAQAARRLGAAVVVQVKRLARRGTLPQRSVRIPGILVDYVVVDPEQRQTYASAYEPSYAGEMRVTTEAMRRLPFTERKIIARRAAMEIIPGAVCNLGAGISTGVSAVAAEEGILDSITLSNEQGFIGGAPMTGPDSGAAQNFDAMVDQPYQFDFYDGGGLDIAFLSFAEIDAAGNVNVSRFGDTIVGIGGFINISQNARKVVFSGTFTAGGLRVEGGGGKLTVLEEGRHSKFVEAVRQICYSGAFAREEGRKALFVTERAVFDVGAAGLELVEIAPGVDLERDIFAHMAFRPSVSPSLQLMDARLFKPEPMGLAAEFGKFGHSARSPRRRLAAEAGLGGKDRAAA, encoded by the coding sequence ATGAGAGTCATCACGGCGAGTGAGGCGGCAAGCCTCATCGAGCCCGGCGACAGCGTTCTCGTCAGCGGTTCGGGCGGCGGCCACTGCGTTCCCGAGGCGGTGCTGGCGGCGATCGAGGCGCGTTTCCTCGACGTCGGCGAGCCGCGCGACCTCACCCTGATCCACGCGGTCGGCATCGGGGATCGCCAGCTGAAGGGTGCGGCACGGTTCCGCCACCCCGGCATGCTGAAGCGGTCGCTGACGAGCGCCCTGGTTGATTCGCCGCCGCTGATCAAGCTGGCGCTCGACGAGGCGATCGAATCCTACACCATTCCGCAGGGCGTCATCTCGCAGCTTGTCCGCGAGATCGCCGGTGGTCGGCCCGGGCTCATTACCCGCACGGGTCTTCATACCTTCGTCGATCCGCGCCAGTCGGGAGGACGCCAGAACGAGGCCGCGAAGGAGGACATTGTCGAACTCCTCACCATCGGCGGCGAGGAATGGCTTCGATTCAAGCCTTTCCCGCTCGACGTCGTGATCCTGCGCGGGACCACCGCGGACGAGGACGGCAACGTCTCGATGGAAGAGGAGGCGATTCCGGGCGAGATGCTTTCCTGCGCCCAGGCCGCCCGGCGCCTCGGCGCCGCCGTCGTCGTCCAGGTCAAGCGGCTGGCACGGCGGGGCACCCTGCCCCAGCGCAGCGTCCGCATTCCCGGCATTCTCGTCGACTATGTCGTGGTCGACCCGGAGCAGCGCCAGACCTATGCCAGCGCCTACGAGCCCAGCTATGCCGGCGAGATGCGGGTGACGACGGAGGCCATGCGCCGTCTGCCGTTCACCGAGCGCAAGATCATCGCCCGCCGCGCGGCAATGGAGATCATTCCCGGTGCCGTCTGCAACCTCGGCGCGGGAATCTCGACCGGCGTGTCGGCCGTTGCGGCCGAGGAGGGCATCCTCGACAGCATCACCCTCAGCAACGAGCAGGGCTTCATCGGCGGCGCGCCGATGACCGGGCCCGATTCCGGGGCCGCGCAGAACTTCGACGCCATGGTCGACCAGCCCTACCAGTTCGACTTCTACGACGGTGGCGGGCTCGACATCGCCTTCCTGTCCTTTGCCGAGATCGACGCCGCCGGAAACGTCAATGTCAGCCGCTTCGGCGATACCATTGTCGGCATCGGCGGCTTCATCAACATCAGCCAGAACGCCCGCAAGGTCGTGTTCAGCGGCACGTTCACGGCCGGCGGCCTGCGCGTCGAGGGCGGCGGCGGCAAGTTGACGGTTCTGGAAGAGGGGCGGCATTCCAAGTTCGTCGAGGCGGTACGGCAGATCTGCTACAGCGGCGCCTTTGCTCGTGAGGAAGGACGCAAGGCCCTGTTCGTCACCGAACGCGCCGTCTTCGATGTCGGGGCGGCGGGACTGGAACTCGTGGAGATCGCCCCGGGTGTCGATCTCGAACGCGATATCTTCGCCCACATGGCGTTCCGGCCGAGCGTCTCCCCGAGCCTTCAGCTCATGGATGCACGGCTTTTCAAGCCCGAACCGATGGGATTGGCCGCCGAGTTCGGCAAGTTCGGCCACAGTGCCCGCTCCCCCCGCCGCAGGCTCGCGGCGGAGGCGGGCCTTGGCGGAAAAGATCGCGCCGCGGCCTGA
- a CDS encoding ABC transporter permease, with product MAIQQMTPAPGLSGPVAADTQEPAARGPSKAMRRARALGWNSLPPLTFLVIIAFWSLSVRFFEIPAYLLPAPGAVFSRVISDAPMLWTHSLVTLTEIVLGFGLTLLTAIPIGLVIALSPLARQVLYPPIMLLQLVPKIAVAPLFLVWLGFGMESKVLLTVLMTFFPLLIASISGFQILDQRLLYLTRSMGASIWQTFRYLRVPSALPVIFSGVKTSATIAATAAIVAEFVGANQGLGYVLLRGTSTMDIELTFAVLVVLTFIGILINYVVEFSEWLMTPWQRSGAD from the coding sequence ATGGCCATTCAGCAGATGACGCCCGCGCCGGGTCTTTCAGGTCCCGTGGCGGCAGACACGCAGGAGCCCGCAGCACGCGGCCCCTCGAAGGCGATGCGGCGGGCGCGCGCGCTCGGGTGGAATTCGCTTCCGCCCCTCACATTCCTGGTGATCATCGCCTTCTGGTCGCTCTCGGTGCGCTTCTTCGAGATCCCGGCCTACCTGCTGCCGGCGCCCGGCGCGGTGTTTTCCCGCGTCATTTCCGATGCGCCGATGCTCTGGACGCATTCTCTGGTGACGCTGACGGAGATCGTCCTCGGCTTCGGGCTGACGCTGCTGACCGCCATTCCAATCGGCCTCGTGATCGCCCTGTCACCGCTCGCCCGGCAGGTCCTCTATCCGCCGATCATGCTTCTCCAGCTCGTCCCGAAGATCGCGGTCGCGCCGCTGTTCCTGGTCTGGCTCGGCTTCGGCATGGAATCGAAGGTTCTTCTCACCGTCCTCATGACTTTCTTTCCGCTGCTCATCGCCAGCATCAGCGGTTTCCAGATCCTCGACCAGCGGCTTCTCTATCTGACACGCTCGATGGGCGCCTCGATATGGCAGACGTTCCGCTACCTGCGCGTGCCCTCGGCGCTCCCCGTGATCTTCTCCGGCGTCAAGACGTCGGCCACCATCGCGGCCACCGCGGCCATCGTCGCCGAATTCGTCGGCGCCAACCAGGGTCTGGGCTACGTGCTTCTGCGCGGCACCAGCACCATGGACATCGAACTGACCTTCGCCGTCCTCGTCGTCCTGACGTTCATCGGTATCCTGATCAACTACGTCGTCGAGTTCAGCGAATGGTTGATGACGCCCTGGCAGCGATCCGGGGCGGACTAA
- a CDS encoding ABC transporter substrate-binding protein → MLHILKTTAAAGLLAMTALTGTAAAQTAVTFQLNWTAGGANAGFAAALQQGFYKEAGLDVTIVQGNGSGNTAQLVASGQSQLAYADAVAVSQLIAKGAPMRVVSTIYQSNPNELIALKATGIKSFADLKGKTIGVPSGSSQTTMLPLLLKANELQESDLQLLNMPMTSMVPSLLTGQVQAILGSLDAYAIQLRAQGAEIDEFPFADNGVPTVSTSIFAANDFLEKNPEVVKSFIAASLKGWSFALDKPAEAVADVKELFPDSDEKLVAAELAAITPLFCSGDAKFIGRAEPAQWVKTQELLSQVGLLPNGQDPVTYYTNDYLPPEGDLRPCQ, encoded by the coding sequence ATGCTGCATATCCTGAAGACCACCGCCGCGGCGGGACTGCTCGCGATGACCGCGCTGACGGGCACCGCCGCCGCCCAGACCGCCGTCACCTTCCAGCTCAACTGGACGGCCGGCGGCGCGAATGCGGGCTTCGCGGCGGCGCTGCAACAAGGCTTCTACAAGGAAGCCGGCCTCGACGTGACCATCGTCCAGGGCAATGGCTCGGGCAACACCGCCCAGCTCGTCGCCAGCGGCCAGTCGCAGCTCGCCTATGCCGACGCGGTCGCCGTCAGCCAGCTGATCGCCAAGGGCGCGCCGATGCGCGTCGTCTCGACGATCTACCAGTCCAACCCGAACGAGCTGATCGCGCTGAAGGCGACCGGCATCAAGTCCTTCGCCGACCTCAAGGGCAAGACCATCGGCGTGCCGTCGGGCTCGTCGCAGACGACGATGCTGCCGCTTCTGCTGAAGGCCAACGAACTCCAGGAATCCGACCTGCAGCTCCTCAACATGCCGATGACCTCGATGGTGCCAAGCCTGCTCACGGGCCAGGTCCAGGCGATCCTCGGCTCGCTCGACGCCTATGCCATCCAGCTTCGGGCCCAGGGCGCCGAGATCGACGAGTTTCCTTTCGCCGACAACGGCGTCCCGACGGTCTCGACTTCGATCTTCGCTGCCAACGACTTCCTCGAGAAGAACCCTGAAGTCGTGAAGAGCTTCATCGCCGCAAGCCTGAAGGGCTGGAGCTTTGCCCTCGACAAGCCGGCAGAGGCCGTGGCGGACGTCAAGGAACTCTTCCCCGACTCCGACGAGAAGCTGGTCGCGGCAGAGCTGGCCGCCATCACGCCCTTGTTCTGCAGCGGCGACGCCAAGTTCATCGGAAGGGCCGAACCGGCCCAGTGGGTCAAGACCCAGGAGCTGCTCTCGCAGGTCGGCCTCCTGCCCAACGGCCAGGATCCCGTCACTTACTACACCAATGACTACCTGCCGCCCGAGGGCGACCTTCGTCCCTGCCAGTAA
- a CDS encoding MaoC/PaaZ C-terminal domain-containing protein, protein MSYRFDDLFTGMRFRSPGRTVGEADVMAFAGLTGDFSELHTSDVYAAKSQFGRRVAHGMLGLSFAHGLMWARTGELRETAIAFLGISDWRFVGPIFLGDTIFVSYVIAEIRDSRSRPDQAIATFDVELVNQRDEVVQKGRKALLLSKTPLAAVAASAAPAA, encoded by the coding sequence ATGAGCTATCGCTTCGACGACCTCTTTACCGGCATGCGCTTCCGCAGCCCAGGTCGCACCGTGGGCGAGGCAGACGTCATGGCCTTTGCGGGCCTGACCGGCGATTTCTCGGAACTGCATACCAGCGACGTATACGCGGCCAAAAGCCAGTTCGGTCGCCGCGTCGCGCACGGCATGCTCGGCCTGTCCTTTGCCCATGGTCTGATGTGGGCGCGGACGGGCGAGTTGCGCGAAACGGCGATCGCCTTTCTGGGGATTTCCGACTGGCGGTTCGTCGGCCCGATCTTCCTCGGCGACACGATTTTCGTGAGCTACGTCATTGCCGAAATCCGCGATTCCCGCTCCCGACCGGACCAGGCGATCGCGACCTTCGATGTCGAGCTCGTGAACCAGCGCGACGAAGTCGTGCAGAAGGGGCGCAAGGCGCTTCTTCTTTCCAAGACACCCCTTGCCGCCGTTGCGGCATCCGCCGCTCCCGCGGCCTGA
- a CDS encoding ABC transporter ATP-binding protein, whose protein sequence is MALSETHAEKTGVPISIRNVSKVFGEGGDTPFRAMGPVDLEIPAGQFISVVGASGCGKSTLMLMVAGLMKHSTGEILCDGKAVTRPITNVGIAFQDHLLLDFRTAFDNVMLHADIRGLDRKMIADRARDLFAQLRLEHAMDKYPRQLSGGMRQRVSLIRTLVHEPDVLLMDEPFGALDALTRLQVRTDLEQLWLRRRPTVIFITHSVEEAVGLSDRIIVMSPSPGVVVDDITVSLPRPRPIVLGDAPDFASYVDRIHQHFERMGVLHGVTPQTKIAS, encoded by the coding sequence ATGGCGCTTTCCGAGACCCACGCCGAGAAGACCGGCGTTCCCATCTCCATCCGCAACGTCTCGAAGGTTTTCGGTGAGGGCGGGGACACGCCCTTCCGCGCCATGGGTCCGGTCGACCTCGAGATCCCGGCCGGCCAGTTCATCTCCGTCGTCGGCGCGTCCGGCTGCGGCAAGAGCACGCTGATGCTGATGGTGGCGGGGCTGATGAAGCACTCGACCGGCGAGATCCTCTGCGACGGCAAGGCCGTCACCCGTCCGATCACCAATGTCGGCATCGCCTTCCAGGACCATCTGCTCCTGGATTTTCGCACGGCTTTCGACAATGTCATGCTGCACGCCGACATCCGCGGGCTCGACCGCAAGATGATCGCCGACCGCGCCCGGGACCTCTTCGCTCAGCTCCGGCTCGAGCACGCCATGGACAAATACCCGCGCCAGCTTTCCGGCGGCATGCGCCAACGCGTCTCGCTGATCCGGACCCTCGTCCACGAGCCGGACGTGCTCCTGATGGACGAGCCCTTCGGCGCGCTCGATGCCCTCACCCGGTTGCAGGTGCGCACCGATCTCGAGCAGCTCTGGCTTCGCCGCCGCCCCACCGTGATCTTCATCACCCACAGCGTCGAAGAGGCCGTCGGCCTCTCCGACCGCATCATCGTCATGAGCCCGAGCCCGGGCGTGGTGGTCGACGACATCACGGTCAGCCTCCCGCGCCCGCGCCCGATCGTCCTTGGCGACGCTCCCGATTTTGCCTCCTACGTCGATCGCATCCACCAGCATTTCGAGCGCATGGGCGTGCTGCACGGCGTCACGCCGCAGACCAAGATCGCGAGCTGA
- a CDS encoding enoyl-CoA hydratase-related protein, whose amino-acid sequence MTDRTGATAGMVSLRIDGAVAELGLDAGRLNLVTRALLRDLDAAIAALTGNPSIRCVILHGGPAVFCAGSDIREFSSLGANASEDKILYEDHVLRKLAALPCPTIAAIDGPALGGGFELALACDLRVLAQSGSVGLPESRLGGLAASGAVRLARLVGPARAKEMLFTGMILDSERALAWGLVNRVTAGGALEEARGLAVEIAQRGPLSNRLAKTLVDMALDLPVDAALSRGNAAQQMIFDGKDLKEGAAAFFAKREPVFGPGTAD is encoded by the coding sequence GTGACGGACCGCACTGGCGCCACGGCCGGCATGGTCAGCCTTCGCATTGACGGTGCGGTGGCCGAGCTCGGCCTGGATGCGGGCCGGCTCAACCTGGTCACGCGCGCGCTCCTGCGCGACCTCGACGCCGCGATCGCCGCCCTGACCGGCAATCCTTCCATCCGCTGCGTGATCCTGCATGGCGGACCGGCGGTTTTCTGCGCCGGCAGCGATATCCGCGAATTCTCCTCGCTCGGCGCGAACGCCAGCGAGGATAAGATCCTCTACGAGGACCATGTCCTGCGCAAACTGGCGGCGCTCCCGTGCCCGACGATTGCGGCGATCGACGGACCGGCGCTCGGAGGGGGATTCGAACTGGCGCTGGCCTGCGATCTGCGGGTGCTGGCACAAAGCGGAAGTGTCGGCCTTCCCGAGAGCCGGCTGGGGGGCCTGGCGGCCAGCGGCGCCGTGCGTCTTGCCCGGCTTGTCGGTCCGGCGCGCGCAAAGGAGATGCTGTTCACAGGCATGATCCTCGACAGCGAGCGCGCCTTGGCCTGGGGCCTCGTGAACCGGGTTACGGCCGGCGGCGCGCTGGAGGAGGCGCGCGGCCTGGCGGTCGAAATCGCCCAGCGGGGGCCCCTGTCCAACCGCCTGGCCAAGACGCTCGTCGACATGGCGCTCGACCTCCCCGTCGACGCGGCCCTGTCGCGTGGCAACGCCGCGCAACAGATGATCTTCGACGGCAAGGACCTCAAGGAGGGAGCCGCGGCCTTCTTCGCCAAGCGCGAGCCGGTATTCGGGCCAGGCACTGCAGACTGA